aatcgtaaaaaaaaagaaacggagGGAATTACTCGTTTTCCGGCATATTTCTGGATGTGAATGAGAAGGATGTAAGGTTTCATGAACCAGAGAAAATCCTTTATGCCCATTTCCGCTTTCTCCttaccttctcttctttttcttgttagggttcttgaggatttttctTTATGCCCAAATCGCCGGTGTCGCTAGCTTCCGAgtgagtaataaaaaaataaaatacaagttAAAAAAGATAACTTTGGCGCGAAATACCAATGGCGGAAGTGAATCAAATACGACAAATGCCACGTCAGCAGTAAAAAAGGCTGTTCGACTATTTCACTATACCAGTTTTCGCGACAATAAGCAACTGTTGAGAGTTGCAATCTAAATCATGTCTAGTACTTTCATATTAGTTCGTTGACTTCGTTCATTCGTTGctcaattattttgtaatttcaaattatattagtattttattttattttttttgtcaaggaTCATtcaaactattattatttttagttttattctgTGAATCATATGTAATTTTAACTTGTGATATATTGCagaataatttttaatttttacatataatgatttagtttcttatagtttttaatttgatattaataaaactgTATGAAttaggtttttagtttttttttcaaaatttaatctGTAATACATGTGTAACTAGGATCTCACCCGCGCTACAGCGCGGAGGAATATTTGCGGACATGTAcgacatataaattttagtataatcaattacattaaatcatatatttgtgtAATGGGTTTGGATAAAATAGtagaatgaaaaagaaattgGTAATATCAAATCTCAATGAGCTTATATATCAAATTCTCTCCTTTTTACCAACAATTATCTTATCTCAGCCAACATATCTTCCTTTCTCCCTTTCATGCAAAAGAAAGTCAAATCTGTTctcaaaatttttgaaaaatatgctAAGGGGCATTAAAATATATGGCCGTGAACTGTGTTTATATGTCAAATTGAagcacataaaaacaaaagctacattcaagtatgtatatttttttttataaatccatatatttttggatacattcagatttatttttgtatccaaGTTAAACACAATCTATCAACAAATcatgaccaaagaaaaaaaaaattggtctttatataaaaactaacaGATTGACACATGAGCAAATCattgctataaaaaaaaagaagattcaaaaatagcaccataTGTTTCATCGAAGTGATTCAAGAAACATGTATATCTCGTTTGAAACCATGCAACAGTCATTGTTTCGACATACgttaaaaatatcaataaaaatagaaaattttcaatgatTTGTGAGGAGTGAATATGTTAGTCGACTTctatatcctactatattaattgagaaatacaaatatgaaactaaccttcaaatgtgtaaaaaattatattcaattgccattagaaaaatttagttaagcttaattaattaatttaaataaataaaattaattaaaaaataaaaaacactcaccgatcaaatattaaaaaatctaaaaaaataaaaataaaaatattttctctctctaataaattatggaaaaaaatagtaaatattttttttaaacaaatataaaccaattagaattttaaaaactaagattgtatatccaagtatacaatataattatttttaataactaattcgaagattttgttaagatttcaaattatgatctcctatcatctttattttattttatttacaaattgtttggaattttcatataatacttatgattaatcaaatgcaaatttttttctacatatgttgtgatttgaaatttttaaaaacgaatatatattacccaatctatgaaaaatgtgtgttttaatttccatatTGGccggttggtaaaactaaatttaaatagatgataaattaataatttttatttgctcacaattataatattaaaattaatattttatatttcacaaaataatgatgcaaatacaacaaacaaacaatataaaactgtaataatatgtcaaaaataaaatactataatattctaaagtaattagtattcaaatagactaatagatttacagaataaataaaaataactattatcccaaacaaaatatttttttaaaaaaatataacaataacttttattattatattatatttttttttaatgttaaccCATGCTTAAAGCATGTGATATCTCATAGTTTATAGGGTAAATAAAGTCGGTTTCAATATTTAGGGTTAATTAACACTGTCATAAATATaatcttaataatatatttgtgaatCAAATGTTTAAATATAGATTCGAGGTATATACTCAATTTCCAAAAAATCGAAATCTATATTTatgattaagattttttttcaacatatatAAGATTAAGATTATACTtgcaaatataataataactattgtgatatgattttgtaaactattacgtgtaactgaaaatttaatttaatttttggttagTTTGTAGGTTTGAAATCAAATTATACACTATTGCtctcaaaaatatcaaaatcaaattattcatttaattttcgAGTGGTTATGTGACTTATGTCAAGTGCTAATTATTAGGGTGATTGATTTTATTGAGATTTCCTTATTATctctaaacattttttaaatatggttatttttttatagtctgaataattaacattaaaggtttttggtattcgaatatatttatagttgtatGTTGGGTACTATATTTGGGGAATGCTAAATTTAAATTGATCttcttagatatttttattaaatcaaaattttaaaatatatttatacgtTTTAATTATGGTAAGTTTGTTTAAACGATAATCCATTAAAGGTTTTGTAAtggtttataaaattaaaatcatcatataattaaattattttctatttgatgTTGTAGATAAATTAcattatcattattaattattatgtaCTTTATTATAATTAcagatataattttataacaaacttaatattattgttgtaaaattttaaaaatttgttttaagaaatattctcttttcaaaaaattaaagatttttattaaattatttcgtagtaaaatttacattttttcttaattagttattaataaCTTTAGTCATATAAGAAATATGCTATTTTCTAAATAAGAAATAtggttttatttaaaaaattatatatatgggttTCCTAAATAATAGGAAAACCAATATTCTCGTAATtaatatggtttttgtttttggaaatgtttgtttagttttcctTAGgagtataatttaaatttaaataaatattgcaaaatttaaatacattttcagaTTTTAACCCGATAACCCATTATAAACAAAACCGATATTTCTGACCCGAATCCAATTTAGTTGATTTCGggtaattttcttattttgacCCGACTCGAATtcattttgtacttctcttttactaatatagagatttagtattcaattatatatttaaatataggGTATAAGTCATCATATGTAGAAATTACGCCAATATCTATAAATGGCTCGTTCCaccaagttttgttttcaattttacattataaattattgttaaggatatatataattataactaatataacttttttatatgatgctaactaatataatttgtgaaagatagagagaaagagtaatatTCAAAGGAATATGCCATTTTTTAGATTGGTTGGTATTTTTAGATTGATTCCCTTTAATTTTTGccatatactccctccgtttcaaaatataggatgttttagtgaaaacacgcatattaagaaataattacttttaaaaagtttaacaaatcataaataagtctgcataatatataatataaatttaatctaaaagttgcatagaaagtcggaaacatcctatattatgaaacaaaaatacttctctaaacatcttatattatgaaacggagggagtattagtTATTGTCTTTTTGTGCAATACTTTAGGAGTTCAGTttataaataacttttaaaattagtataaataaaaaagatatttaaaaagtgttaatatagattttaatttactGTACAAAATTGTTACCATTGTAAAGCAGTCAGCAGATCAAACCAGTTCGAATTCAAACCAAAACTGAATTAAATACATACGTATCCGGTTCAATTCCCTAAAGCGCCCGCCCAAcattgaacaaaacaaaaacctaaaaagaacCTATAAATTTAGTTAGCCTGTCTgttgcagaaaaaaataaaaaaaataataaaaataaagttagcGTCTTTACCGGAgtctgagagagaaagacagagAAACATTCAAACATGAGGCCAGGTCTTGAATCGTCTTCCCTCTCCGATACTTTTTGTTGAGCTAGGTTTCAGTGACAGATCCATGTTTTGggtttctttttcattaaattttgattttcagaAGTTGCCGGGTGTTATTacgacgaagagaagaagagatatttccCCTTTTTGGGCcgttcaaaattttcttctttttcttcaattacGAAACGAAGTCACGACTCAAAGCCTGTCCAGGTCTGTTACTTTCGAAATTTCACCTTTGTGTTAAGGTCGAGTCTTTGTAGTAGAATTAGTGAGCTAattatgttataataataatatctcagGAATCTAACTATCAGAAGAGAACCAAACTAAAAGCATTGACGCTACTTTCTTCCCGAGAGTTGAATGGCAAAGTTATTCATGTCAATAAGAAAAAGTCAAACTTCGAGGAAGAGATTTATAAGACACAAGGCTCTACTCCTCCGGTATTAATTACTAGTTCTATTACTACCACCGTGAACCAAAactatttctctgttttttttgtttgttgttgttgtaatggTAATAGTGATATGATACTTTAGGTATGGAAATACCCTTCCACGGAAAATACAGGGAATGCTGCTTTGAAATACATGCAGATTGATATACAAACATCTAGAGGCCTGACCAGAAAGAACATCTTAGTAGCAGGCAGTACAGGAGGCACCTTGAGGTCGGTTTGtgtgaatttatatatatccatgtttGTATAAATTGAAGaactttttagttatgtatGCTTTGGAAGTTTGTTTCTTGCTGCAGCGTACTTGGAGTCGCACGCACTTTTTACGGAGTACGGAGACTTCCACACTCTTTTCGTCCGGAGGTTTCTCGTATATCTTCTATTCAGCTGATTGGAAGATCTGGCAACTTCCACCCCGTGAACCGAGCACTGTATCCTTCCAAAAATGTCTCTtttatctctatttttcttttggtttctctcccatttgtagaaaaaaaaaaaaaaaccttgacaGGAGAGAAAACAGAATAACTACATTGAGAAGAACTGGGCGTAGgtcagtttttttcttaaatcttgCTGAGGGGCGTAACACAATCACTACGCAAAGCATCCAAGGGAGTGATGATGTTCCCTTTGAGTGTACCATTTGGACAGCTGATTGCAATATAAGTGGGAGTCATGCAGCTCTTGGtacttcaaatctttctttctgACTTTGTCACCACCaccatgatttgtttttttttcattacggATACACTTTTTACTATAGAGAGCAAACTAACAGTAGAAGGAGATGCAGATATAATTTTACCAGTGCCTTAAGGATTTCTTTTTAAGTATTATAGGTACCGACTTAGGCGCTGCTTTGGTTGATTTGGAAACAGGAGCTGGTTCATACTTCCTCCGAAGCGAAAGCGATGTTTTAGCCCTACAGTTTCATCAATCGGTATCGTCCTCTAAATTCATCTATGCTTTTGAGATGCATCGATTTCTAGTTGGATCAGTACTGTTTCTCAATTTCTCGTTGCTATAAGTTCGTTCACTGGTCTCTCGAGCCAAGTTTGCTGTCTGAACCTCTCTTCTGACTAGTTAGGCCGTGTCTTCGTTTTTAAtcagaaacatatatatgttcttagGATGTTTCTACTTCTTTCGCCCAGGGAAACATTGTTCAATGCGGGCTCAGAGATGGAGCCATTGTGTCTCTTGATCTACGTGAGAGACCAAGGCTCATTAGACACCAGATAAGACATCACCAATCATCGAGTCAAGCCGGTCAAACTACTACAAATAAACAATGGTTCGAGGTACTTCTAAGATACAgcttttcatctctctcttgaGCATTCCTCACATCCTTCTGGTGATACttttctcttaaatatatattacttttggtaGCTCCAAGGACACATAAATCCGTCTCAACTAATCTATATGCCCTCATCTCTTACATGGTTTGTAAACGACTGAAACCATATAGGCAACTTCTCtctacttcattttttttttttgtttttatcgtGACTAGCTTTATATAATTCACTCATTCCTTCTCTAGCCTGAAGACACTGAAACCTTATGATCAGTACTTAATGGCAAGCTCCATGGATGGGACAGTGAGTACCTCTAGTAGCTCTAGCTTCTGCGTATACTTTGCAAAGAGATTTTCTAGAGAGcaaacttttttctcttttcttagaTCAGGCTATATGATCAACGCATGGTCAACAAAGGGGTAGCTGTACAGACATATGAAGGACACGTGAATTCTAATTTTCGCATCAAATTTGGCGTCGACCCGTCGGAAAGATTTCTTATATCAGGTAGTAAATAGGAACCATATTTGTTCGGAAAACAGAATCCTTATGTTGGATCTTTGATAAGCATCACAAGTTTGATTTCAATAagatgatttgagtttttttaaatctttctgTCTTGTGGTGTTTGATTTAGGAGGAACTGATTGCTATACTCGAATTTGGAGTATCAAATCTGGTCAACTTCTGTCTGAAAATAAATTCTCCAACACTGTCCCTTCAGTTGTGTGTTGGTCTGCTGTTGAAAGTACTTGCTTCACTGATCTTTAATCCTGATTTTGACTTCTTTATCTCTAGTGGGAACTGAAACTTCAATTGTCGGATTTTCAGGGCAAAGAGACTGGAATGGTAGCATTGTTCACGGGGCATGGCTTGGGTCGAATGAAGCAATAATGGAAGTATTTTAATAAGTCTTCAAGAAATAAAACTGTAGACTTGGAGAGGGGCAGGCAATCTAGAGTTTTCACCACtaatttaataaagtaaaagaaaataagtatGTTCaaatttcatagtttttgaAATCCAGCTGTTGTAACTTGTGAACTTGATTGAAATTTATGAAAACTATGTAAACTGATGAGGAAATCAAAGTTACAGAAATCAAGATGAATGTAGTATAATAGTTTCAGGCTTACAATCAgacatgaaaaacatttttcCAAGACACTGTTCAGCAATTTACTCATAAAGTTTCAGAAGTGGTCATTGTAAAACAGTTGGGGTTTTCTTTCTGTAAAAGCAGGACTGATGTAGAATGTGAGATGAAGTTGCTCAGTCGCTCTCGCCctcctctctccctctcttcttATTGAACAAAAACGCAGCAGGTGTCCTTCTGGAAGCATAAAGCTGATCCACTTTCATGTACTTCAAGTAAAGTGCACGCATACCctgtgatgatgatttttttgcTATCTCCTGATGTAGAGTAACCATCTTGCGAGCCAGTTCCCTTCAACAAATCACAACAGGCATCAGAGAATCCCCAATATACCtaacaaaataagttttgagAGAAACTTGTTCTTCTTACTCAATTGCGCCTTCTGTGTAGCCTGTGACTGTGCTCAAATCAGCAAGTGTTATAGCATCTTTAGATTGATTCATTGTACACTGAGCAGTGTACATTGCTGACGCTGCTAGCATAGATGGACGACACTCCACCATCTCGAACTCAGAAAAGCAAAGCtcaatgaagaagagagataacGGCTCAATCTGAAACAAGAAAATTGCAATTCATTAGCTGGTTTCCATACAGAAGAAAGCTTTCAGGCTTAAAGGAGATGCAAACCCCGATCTCAGAATTTGTCATCTCCTTCATATAAAGGAGATGCACACACATATAAGCTCACAAAACGAGAGGTGAATATGTCATCTCCTTCATATAACTCTGCTCCTTCATATAAGCCCACGGTACAGAAAACCTCACCTCCATCTCCTTCTTTGAGGTGAATATGTCGGAAGCCAAAATATTCACAAAATCTTTCTCCTTAACCTCGAGCTGTTCAACAATATCGCCGGATAAAGTGGCTAAATCTGGTGGGAGTGTATTATCCTAACAGAAAGTTAAAAGAACCATCAGAAACCGAGTTATGTTGCTTCTTAGAATAGGTTTGAGTGTACCTGATCAAGAAGAGTTAACTTCTGAAACCGTGACCGAGGTACTTTCAGAATAATTGTGTTACTGAAAAACTTTATTGCAGAGCCAACTTCAGTTTGCAGTTGGGGAATTGTGTCCCCATCAACTCTCTGAGGAGAGAAGAGCagagttaaattaaattatgcaGCGCGTTAAGTGTATGATCGTAAACATAATATACCTTCAGTTTTGGGATGATTTCTAGCTTAAGAGCTTCAGCTTCCAGAAGCTTTTTGAGGGCTTTCACGTTAACCCATAGGTTTGAAGAGTTGAGAGCAGGATCCAAGGCATCATCAGCGACCTCCATACAATAGTCAATTTTATTCTGGATTACGTGGTTCAGGATTCCTGAAGACACCCGAAATTTGTTACTATCCCCCAACTGCAACTAAAGCAAAGCAAGAAAAGAGCAAACTTACTCAAGTCGACAACGGCACCCAAGTTGTCTGCGTTGGAGATGAAAGCATATTTCCTGGCCTGAATAGCGAGAAACCCGGACTTAAAATGGGAACCGCAACACAATCATCAAGGATATGTTCTGACCAATAGAGTACCCGTCTTAATAAAAATCCAATCGTGTCAGAGGTCCACAGGGGTGTGAACGCATCACCAGGAGAATACCAACCATCCTTGCTATGAAATGGCACAAATTCATCCGCAAGAATAGAGGGATACTTGATCTATATAGCAAACATAGAAATGAATCGTTTATATAAatgaagtctcttcttcttattgtaaTTGGATTGACATGAAGTACCTGACAGACAGAGTGAAAGTCAACATTTGAGCTGTCATCCTCCAAAATCTGAACAAGGGAAAAAATGTCAGGAACAAGTACAAGCAAATATAGAATTAGAGAGGTGAAACATATAAGTACCTTTTTCGTGTGAGGATCTGCAGTCAATGAGCTCATGAAAATCACCGGAACACTGGAGTCATAGTCGGTATTAAGGTTCTGCCGGAAAGCACTATGTGAGTTATGCAAAGGCATCAAggtttagaaacaaaaaaaacaaaaaaaaaaacgaaaaactgACGAACATCAATCTCGTTAGTAATCTTGTCAAGAACAGTGACTCCTTCTTGGACTTCCACAAACACACTGCAATGGAAACAAGAAACATCAAACCTATTGCTTGAAAATGACACTCACATAACCTGAAAGTGAGTTGTTTGAGAGCTTACGTAGCGCATCCTGTTGTTCCCCAGGATTCATTCATCTTTATCATCGAGAACTGTTCCAAGAGATGCTTGATCTTGGAATCTAAACACACAGCAAAGAACCAAATACTCTTGAAATGGTATGGAGAAGAGATCCAATGATATACCAGCACACATAGCATCTATCCAGCATAAAGAAAGCTAAATCAAATTCAGACTtgtaaacaataacaacatATACCTCCGAAGACGATAGGT
This region of Camelina sativa cultivar DH55 unplaced genomic scaffold, Cs unpScaffold00474, whole genome shotgun sequence genomic DNA includes:
- the LOC104773168 gene encoding UTP--glucose-1-phosphate uridylyltransferase 1-like → MKLSGEAQHGEGSKIQIPKTVPLSELPIVFGDSKIKHLLEQFSMIKMNESWGTTGCATVFVEVQEGVTVLDKITNEIDNLNTDYDSSVPVIFMSSLTADPHTKKILEDDSSNVDFHSVCQIKYPSILADEFVPFHSKDGWYSPGDAFTPLTYP
- the LOC104773164 gene encoding uncharacterized protein LOC104773164 isoform X2 translates to MRPEVAGCYYDEEKKRYFPFLGRSKFSSFSSITKRSHDSKPVQESNYQKRTKLKALTLLSSRELNGKVIHVNKKKSNFEEEIYKTQGSTPPVWKYPSTENTGNAALKYMQIDIQTSRGLTRKNILVAGSTGGTLSVLGVARTFYGVRRLPHSFRPEVSRISSIQLIGRSGNFHPVNRALITTLRRTGRRSVFFLNLAEGRNTITTQSIQGSDDVPFECTIWTADCNISGSHAALGTDLGAALVDLETGAGSYFLRSESDVLALQFHQSGNIVQCGLRDGAIVSLDLRERPRLIRHQIRHHQSSSQAGQTTTNKQWFELQGHINPSQLIYMPSSLTCLKTLKPYDQYLMASSMDGTAI
- the LOC104773164 gene encoding DDB1- and CUL4-associated factor 4-like isoform X1, with protein sequence MRPEVAGCYYDEEKKRYFPFLGRSKFSSFSSITKRSHDSKPVQESNYQKRTKLKALTLLSSRELNGKVIHVNKKKSNFEEEIYKTQGSTPPVWKYPSTENTGNAALKYMQIDIQTSRGLTRKNILVAGSTGGTLSVLGVARTFYGVRRLPHSFRPEVSRISSIQLIGRSGNFHPVNRALITTLRRTGRRSVFFLNLAEGRNTITTQSIQGSDDVPFECTIWTADCNISGSHAALGTDLGAALVDLETGAGSYFLRSESDVLALQFHQSGNIVQCGLRDGAIVSLDLRERPRLIRHQIRHHQSSSQAGQTTTNKQWFELQGHINPSQLIYMPSSLTCLKTLKPYDQYLMASSMDGTIRLYDQRMVNKGVAVQTYEGHVNSNFRIKFGVDPSERFLISGGTDCYTRIWSIKSGQLLSENKFSNTVPSVVCWSAVERQRDWNGSIVHGAWLGSNEAIMEVF